A stretch of the Malus sylvestris chromosome 10, drMalSylv7.2, whole genome shotgun sequence genome encodes the following:
- the LOC126585503 gene encoding uncharacterized protein LOC126585503 isoform X3: protein MNLFVEQQSFPGKMQLARIGPRFKSLLTWRLAPIVQNFHILECDWWRIQRRWRAVVLTIGVNKHHLRSDYELKKCVVSDPEATFTTWSEEYGSLIWQI, encoded by the exons ATGAATTTATTTGTGGAGCAGCAAAGCTTTCCGGGGAAGATGCAATTGGCCAGAATTGGGCCTAGATTCAAGAG TTTACTCACTTGGAGACTCGCTCCTATCGTACAGAATTTTCAT ATACTGGAATGCGACTGGTGGAGAATACAGAGAAGATG GAGAGCTGTGGTTTTGACAATTGGGGTAAATAAACATCACTTACGAA GTGACTATGAGCTAAAGAAATGTGTTGTCTCAGACCCAGAAGCTACTTTTACAACCTGGAGTGAGGAATATGGATCTTTGATATGGCAGATCTGA
- the LOC126585503 gene encoding uncharacterized protein LOC126585503 isoform X2 encodes MNLFVEQQSFPGKMQLARIGPRFKSLLTWRLAPIVQNFHILECDWWRIQRRWKRGLFFDALQESCGFDNWGDYELKKCVVSDPEATFTTWSEEYGSLIWQI; translated from the exons ATGAATTTATTTGTGGAGCAGCAAAGCTTTCCGGGGAAGATGCAATTGGCCAGAATTGGGCCTAGATTCAAGAG TTTACTCACTTGGAGACTCGCTCCTATCGTACAGAATTTTCAT ATACTGGAATGCGACTGGTGGAGAATACAGAGAAGATG GAAAAGAGGTTTGTTCTTTGATGCCTTGCAGGAGAGCTGTGGTTTTGACAATTGGG GTGACTATGAGCTAAAGAAATGTGTTGTCTCAGACCCAGAAGCTACTTTTACAACCTGGAGTGAGGAATATGGATCTTTGATATGGCAGATCTGA
- the LOC126585503 gene encoding uncharacterized protein LOC126585503 isoform X4: MNLFVEQQSFPGKMQLARIGPRFKRYWNATGGEYREDGKEVCSLMPCRRAVVLTIGVNKHHLRSDYELKKCVVSDPEATFTTWSEEYGSLIWQI; the protein is encoded by the exons ATGAATTTATTTGTGGAGCAGCAAAGCTTTCCGGGGAAGATGCAATTGGCCAGAATTGGGCCTAGATTCAAGAG ATACTGGAATGCGACTGGTGGAGAATACAGAGAAGATG GAAAAGAGGTTTGTTCTTTGATGCCTTGCAGGAGAGCTGTGGTTTTGACAATTGGGGTAAATAAACATCACTTACGAA GTGACTATGAGCTAAAGAAATGTGTTGTCTCAGACCCAGAAGCTACTTTTACAACCTGGAGTGAGGAATATGGATCTTTGATATGGCAGATCTGA
- the LOC126585503 gene encoding uncharacterized protein LOC126585503 isoform X5: MHVTVYSLGDSLLSYRIFIYWNATGGEYREDGKEVCSLMPCRRAVVLTIGVNKHHLRSDYELKKCVVSDPEATFTTWSEEYGSLIWQI; the protein is encoded by the exons ATGCATGTCACAGTTTACTCACTTGGAGACTCGCTCCTATCGTACAGAATTTTCAT ATACTGGAATGCGACTGGTGGAGAATACAGAGAAGATG GAAAAGAGGTTTGTTCTTTGATGCCTTGCAGGAGAGCTGTGGTTTTGACAATTGGGGTAAATAAACATCACTTACGAA GTGACTATGAGCTAAAGAAATGTGTTGTCTCAGACCCAGAAGCTACTTTTACAACCTGGAGTGAGGAATATGGATCTTTGATATGGCAGATCTGA
- the LOC126585503 gene encoding uncharacterized protein LOC126585503 isoform X1, producing MSQFTHLETRSYRTEFSYTGMRLVENTEKMVESYLPADKGSFWFWHLRYLRKEVCSLMPCRRAVVLTIGVNKHHLRSDYELKKCVVSDPEATFTTWSEEYGSLIWQI from the exons ATGTCACAGTTTACTCACTTGGAGACTCGCTCCTATCGTACAGAATTTTCAT ATACTGGAATGCGACTGGTGGAGAATACAGAGAAGATGGTAGAATCTTATCTTCCAGCAGATAAGGGcagtttttggttttggcatttAAGATATTTAA GAAAAGAGGTTTGTTCTTTGATGCCTTGCAGGAGAGCTGTGGTTTTGACAATTGGGGTAAATAAACATCACTTACGAA GTGACTATGAGCTAAAGAAATGTGTTGTCTCAGACCCAGAAGCTACTTTTACAACCTGGAGTGAGGAATATGGATCTTTGATATGGCAGATCTGA